From the Mycoplasmatota bacterium genome, one window contains:
- a CDS encoding phosphoribosylaminoimidazolesuccinocarboxamide synthase produces the protein MNKENLIYEGKAKQVYCTCNPNQVIIHYKDDATAYNGIKKSIIDNKGILNNEISSIIYKLLENHGIKTHLIERLNEREQLCEKVDIIKLEVIVRNIVAGSMAKRLGIKEGTVLDDETYELCYKNDYFGDPLINEDHALALKLATKQELNFIRITSLKINHILKMIFKEMNINIVDFKLEFGRNEAGEIILADEISPDTCRLWDMETNEKLDKDRFRRDLGNVEGAYKEILNRFKRNELNVRN, from the coding sequence ATGAATAAAGAAAATTTAATTTATGAAGGTAAGGCGAAGCAAGTTTATTGTACATGTAATCCTAATCAAGTCATTATCCATTATAAGGATGATGCAACAGCTTATAATGGAATTAAAAAATCAATTATTGACAACAAAGGTATTTTAAATAATGAAATTTCATCGATTATTTATAAACTTTTAGAAAATCATGGGATCAAAACGCATCTTATAGAGAGATTAAATGAACGTGAACAATTATGTGAAAAAGTTGACATCATTAAACTTGAAGTGATTGTACGAAATATTGTAGCGGGAAGTATGGCAAAACGATTAGGGATTAAAGAAGGAACAGTGCTTGATGATGAAACCTATGAGTTATGTTATAAGAATGATTATTTTGGTGATCCACTAATCAATGAAGACCATGCGCTCGCTTTAAAACTAGCTACTAAACAAGAATTAAATTTTATTAGAATTACTTCATTAAAAATTAACCATATTTTAAAAATGATATTTAAAGAAATGAATATTAATATTGTTGATTTTAAACTTGAATTTGGTCGAAATGAAGCAGGTGAAATCATACTTGCAGATGAAATATCACCGGATACCTGCAGATTATGGGATATGGAAACAAATGAAAAATTAGATAAAGATCGTTTTAGACGTGATTTAGGGAATGTAGAGGGCGCTTATAAGGAGATATTAAATCGATTTAAAAGGAATGAGTTAAATGTCAGAAATTGA
- a CDS encoding amidophosphoribosyltransferase yields the protein MSEIDLFYENKMNEECGVFGIFNHENAGELTYYALQTLQHRGQEGTGILSSNGNVLTQVKGEGLVNHVYKSEDIKRLKGIHAIGHVRYSTSGGGGLLNVQPFLFHSQTGQLGLCHNGNLVNTKNLKGYLEKEGSIFQTTSDTEVLAHLLKRQKGTFMERLKESLLYLEGAFAFLVLLENELYIALDKLGLRPLSIGKIGDGYVVASETCAFETIGATYIRDVQPGEVIKISDSGMESQFYSLNNETHMCAMEYIYFSRPDSDILNVNVHTARKRCGIELAKENPVLADIVIGVPDSGMSAAIGYSEATRIPFEMGIIKNKYVGRTFIEASQALRDQGVKMKLSAVRSIVKDKRVVLIDDSIVRGTTSKKIVNMLRQAGAKEVHVRIASPEIKYPCFYGVDFSTYQELICAQKKTEEIAQLINADSLSFLSIEGLLNAVGKKGLCKACFNGDYPTHLYERLEDANVE from the coding sequence ATGTCAGAAATTGATTTATTTTATGAAAATAAAATGAACGAGGAATGTGGTGTATTTGGTATTTTCAATCATGAAAATGCTGGTGAATTAACTTATTATGCTTTACAAACATTACAACACAGAGGACAAGAAGGAACAGGGATTTTATCAAGTAATGGGAATGTTTTAACGCAAGTTAAAGGTGAAGGTTTAGTAAACCATGTCTATAAATCTGAAGATATTAAACGTCTTAAAGGCATTCATGCAATCGGTCATGTTCGTTATTCAACAAGTGGTGGAGGAGGTTTATTAAATGTACAACCTTTCTTGTTTCACTCACAAACAGGACAACTTGGTCTTTGTCATAATGGAAATTTAGTTAATACAAAAAATCTAAAAGGGTATTTGGAAAAAGAAGGAAGTATCTTCCAAACAACATCGGATACAGAAGTATTAGCACATTTATTAAAGAGACAAAAAGGAACCTTTATGGAAAGGTTGAAGGAATCACTTCTATATTTAGAAGGTGCATTTGCTTTCTTAGTTCTTTTAGAAAATGAATTATATATTGCTTTAGATAAACTTGGATTAAGACCACTATCCATTGGAAAAATTGGTGATGGCTATGTGGTTGCTAGTGAGACCTGTGCCTTTGAAACGATAGGAGCCACCTATATTAGAGATGTACAACCAGGAGAAGTCATTAAAATAAGTGATTCTGGAATGGAATCTCAGTTTTATTCATTAAACAATGAAACGCATATGTGTGCGATGGAGTATATTTATTTTTCAAGACCGGATAGTGATATATTAAATGTAAATGTTCATACCGCTAGAAAAAGATGTGGAATTGAATTAGCGAAAGAAAACCCTGTTTTAGCTGATATCGTCATTGGTGTACCTGATTCAGGAATGAGTGCTGCCATCGGTTATTCAGAAGCAACACGGATTCCTTTTGAGATGGGGATAATTAAAAATAAATATGTGGGGAGAACATTCATTGAAGCATCACAAGCCCTTCGTGATCAAGGGGTGAAGATGAAACTAAGTGCTGTTCGTTCAATCGTAAAAGATAAACGAGTGGTTCTAATTGATGATTCAATTGTACGGGGAACAACAAGCAAAAAGATAGTTAATATGTTACGACAAGCAGGTGCTAAAGAAGTTCATGTTAGAATTGCTTCTCCTGAGATTAAATATCCTTGTTTTTATGGCGTAGACTTTTCAACCTATCAAGAGCTAATATGTGCACAGAAAAAAACTGAAGAGATAGCACAATTAATTAATGCGGATTCACTTTCGTTTCTATCAATAGAAGGTTTATTAAATGCAGTGGGTAAAAAGGGATTATGTAAAGCATGCTTTAACGGTGATTATCCAACCCATTTATATGAAAGACTAGAAGATGCGAATGTGGAATAA